A window of Vicinamibacterales bacterium contains these coding sequences:
- the rlmB gene encoding 23S rRNA (guanosine(2251)-2'-O)-methyltransferase RlmB: protein MVIYGINAVTEALRAGQVKLVRVEDPPRSRLRALVRMAEASGISVRRCSDAQLLRSSRGRLHQGVVADVDQPRAYTLEDLLQANSNPLLVVLDGIEDPQNLGAILRTAEAAGVDGVIRQSRRAARLDGVASKASAGAVAHIRLVRVVNIARTLETLKAAGVWTVGLDGAASHRYDQVDLTRPTALVLGGEGKGLRRLVRDRCDWLVSIPMAGQLASLNVSVAAGIALFEAVRQRATA, encoded by the coding sequence ATGGTTATTTACGGCATTAATGCGGTTACGGAAGCGTTGCGAGCCGGCCAGGTTAAGTTGGTGAGGGTCGAGGATCCACCGCGTTCCCGTCTGCGTGCATTGGTAAGGATGGCTGAAGCCTCAGGCATTTCCGTGCGGCGCTGCTCCGATGCCCAACTCCTGCGTTCATCCAGAGGCCGACTGCACCAGGGAGTTGTTGCCGACGTTGACCAACCGCGGGCCTATACCCTCGAGGACCTTCTACAGGCTAATAGTAATCCACTGTTGGTTGTCCTCGACGGTATCGAGGACCCGCAGAATCTTGGAGCGATTCTAAGGACAGCTGAAGCTGCTGGGGTGGACGGGGTGATCAGACAGTCACGGCGGGCAGCACGGCTAGACGGGGTGGCATCAAAAGCTTCGGCTGGTGCAGTTGCACATATCCGGCTTGTTCGGGTGGTAAATATTGCGAGAACCCTCGAGACTCTCAAGGCAGCTGGTGTGTGGACGGTTGGGCTCGATGGAGCGGCCAGTCACCGGTATGACCAGGTGGACCTCACACGGCCAACTGCTCTTGTTCTTGGTGGTGAAGGAAAAGGATTACGCCGGCTGGTTCGTGACCGCTGCGATTGGCTCGTCTCAATCCCCATGGCGGGTCAGCTGGCGAGTCTCAATGTCTCTGTTGCGGCCGGTATTGCCTTGTTTGAAGCTGTGCGCCAGCGAGCCACCGCCTGA
- the gltX gene encoding glutamate--tRNA ligase — MRLRFAPSPTGYLHVGNARTALFNWLAARGANGTMVVRIEDTDTERSTREFEEGILQDLQWMGITWDEGPDLGGPFGPYRQSERLDTYKAYTDELLGRGAAYHCFCSFDQLEANRRAAVAAGRPTRYPGTCRTLATNIVRRRLDAGEPAAIRFAVPEVDQVEFDDLVRGTVSFSGEIIGDPIIMRSDGRPAYNFAVVVDDALMKISHVVRGEDHISNTPRQLLLYEALGFVQPRFAHLALVMGPDRAPLSKRHGSTSVEEMRERGYLPAALTNYLALIGWSPGGDDEILPIEELARRFRIADVSRSAGIFDPEKLGWLNRHNLKALSAERLATLVVPFFEKAGFAVGPDSDGTAFLKYIAHLAVGAVDRLEQIPERLKFLFEFDVPGTLMDPEIQCEVSQPEARRVIKALAAELAHRSRLDMEGFRELKTALRNETDCRGRTLFHPIRIVLTGHSDGMELDSVVPAIDRGAELSSTSGLSPIVGCRERAAAFAAALGLS; from the coding sequence ATGAGACTTCGCTTTGCGCCTAGTCCGACCGGCTATTTGCATGTTGGCAATGCCAGGACAGCGCTCTTCAACTGGCTGGCTGCTAGAGGTGCCAATGGCACAATGGTTGTGAGGATTGAAGACACCGATACCGAACGCTCAACCCGAGAGTTTGAAGAGGGCATCCTTCAGGATTTGCAATGGATGGGCATTACCTGGGACGAGGGTCCCGACCTTGGTGGTCCATTTGGTCCTTATCGCCAATCAGAACGTCTCGATACCTACAAGGCCTATACCGATGAATTGCTCGGACGTGGGGCTGCTTACCACTGCTTCTGTTCATTCGACCAATTGGAGGCAAATCGTCGAGCTGCCGTGGCAGCAGGTCGGCCTACACGTTATCCAGGAACATGTCGAACATTGGCAACTAATATCGTCCGGCGCCGATTGGATGCTGGAGAACCCGCTGCGATTCGTTTTGCGGTGCCTGAGGTCGATCAGGTTGAGTTCGATGATCTCGTTCGGGGGACCGTTAGCTTCAGCGGCGAGATCATAGGCGATCCGATCATCATGCGGTCAGACGGCCGTCCAGCCTACAATTTTGCTGTTGTTGTTGACGACGCACTGATGAAAATTTCTCATGTTGTTCGCGGGGAGGATCACATCTCAAATACACCCCGCCAGCTTCTTCTTTACGAAGCGTTGGGATTCGTGCAGCCACGCTTCGCTCATCTGGCGCTGGTTATGGGGCCTGACCGAGCTCCGCTATCCAAGCGGCATGGTTCCACTTCGGTAGAGGAAATGCGTGAGCGTGGTTATCTTCCCGCAGCGCTCACGAACTACCTTGCACTTATCGGCTGGTCACCCGGCGGTGACGATGAGATTCTCCCTATCGAAGAACTAGCCAGACGATTTCGAATCGCTGATGTCAGTCGAAGCGCAGGAATCTTCGACCCTGAAAAATTAGGCTGGCTGAACCGACACAACCTTAAGGCACTGTCGGCGGAACGGCTGGCGACTTTAGTTGTCCCGTTTTTTGAGAAGGCGGGTTTCGCAGTCGGCCCTGATAGTGACGGCACGGCGTTTCTGAAGTACATCGCGCACCTGGCCGTGGGTGCAGTCGATCGTCTTGAGCAGATTCCCGAACGGCTTAAGTTTCTATTTGAGTTCGATGTTCCCGGCACACTAATGGACCCAGAGATTCAGTGCGAGGTCTCTCAACCCGAGGCTCGACGGGTGATTAAAGCGCTGGCCGCTGAGCTCGCGCACCGTTCGAGGTTAGACATGGAAGGCTTTCGCGAACTGAAGACCGCCTTGCGAAACGAGACGGACTGTAGGGGCCGTACGTTGTTTCACCCGATCCGGATCGTTTTGACTGGGCATAGTGATGGCATGGAGCTTGATTCAGTGGTTCCAGCGATTGACCGGGGTGCAGAGCTTTCCTCCACTTCCGGTTTGAGTCCAATTGTCGGGTGCCGGGAGCGAGCCGCAGCGTTTGCGGCTGCACTCGGACTTAGCTAA
- the radA gene encoding DNA repair protein RadA: MKSRTCFVCQTCGAQESKWLGRCPGCDAWNSFVEERVGPAPSDDEARLGLTSTEGARLYADVEMAQMDRLSLGINELDRVLGGGAVPGSLVLLGGEPGIGKSTLLLQAAARVAAVSGPVLYCSGEESEHQIKVRGERLGIGQAPLFLFAETCLERILEEIARRQPALIVIDSVQTVFSPKLQSAPGSIGQIREAATQLLFSAKSHHIPTFLVGHVTKDGALAGPKTLEHIVDTVLYFEGERYQSHRIVRAVKNRYGAVSELGVFEMTDGGLRPVPNPSQLFLAERSAGAPGSAVLCCVEGSRPILVEVQALVSTSTYGTARRTASGIDQHRLGLLLAVLEKRVGLNVSGDDVFVNIAGGMNVNEPAADLGIVAAVASSVRNRPIDASTAVFGEVGLAGEVRGISQAALRVREAAQLGFRRCVVPAANHEKLDIEDFETIPVRAVDEALDVLIA, translated from the coding sequence ATGAAGTCCCGTACCTGCTTTGTGTGTCAAACCTGCGGTGCCCAGGAGTCAAAGTGGCTTGGAAGGTGTCCGGGTTGCGACGCATGGAACTCTTTCGTTGAGGAACGGGTCGGTCCAGCACCGTCGGATGACGAGGCCAGACTGGGCCTCACGTCAACGGAAGGCGCGCGTCTATATGCCGATGTCGAAATGGCCCAAATGGACCGTTTGTCACTTGGTATTAATGAGCTCGATCGAGTACTTGGTGGTGGCGCAGTACCCGGGTCGTTGGTTCTCCTTGGAGGAGAACCCGGGATTGGTAAATCGACCCTACTTTTGCAGGCGGCGGCTCGTGTTGCGGCCGTGAGCGGGCCGGTGCTCTATTGTTCCGGGGAAGAATCAGAGCATCAAATCAAAGTTCGGGGCGAACGCCTGGGTATAGGCCAGGCCCCGCTTTTCTTATTTGCTGAAACCTGTCTGGAACGGATTCTGGAGGAGATTGCACGCCGACAGCCAGCGCTCATCGTCATTGACTCTGTGCAGACTGTGTTTTCGCCCAAGTTGCAGTCGGCACCTGGAAGCATTGGTCAAATCCGCGAAGCGGCCACCCAGTTGCTGTTCAGTGCCAAGAGCCATCACATTCCAACATTTCTCGTCGGTCATGTCACCAAGGACGGCGCACTCGCCGGACCCAAGACGCTAGAGCATATCGTTGACACCGTGTTGTACTTCGAAGGGGAGCGGTATCAGTCCCATCGGATAGTTCGTGCTGTAAAGAATCGGTATGGAGCTGTGAGCGAGCTCGGCGTTTTTGAAATGACTGACGGTGGACTTCGGCCAGTGCCCAATCCTTCGCAGCTGTTTCTCGCGGAGCGGTCCGCTGGCGCACCGGGCTCGGCCGTCCTTTGTTGTGTAGAGGGCTCTCGACCAATCCTTGTCGAAGTGCAGGCTCTCGTTAGCACAAGTACGTACGGCACGGCTCGTCGTACGGCGAGCGGAATTGACCAGCATCGTCTTGGGCTACTGCTAGCGGTATTAGAGAAGCGAGTTGGTCTCAACGTATCTGGCGATGACGTCTTCGTGAACATCGCAGGTGGAATGAATGTAAACGAGCCCGCGGCTGATTTAGGAATTGTCGCGGCTGTTGCGTCAAGCGTTCGTAACCGCCCGATTGACGCGAGTACTGCCGTCTTCGGAGAGGTTGGACTGGCGGGTGAGGTGCGGGGCATTAGCCAAGCTGCACTCCGGGTCCGAGAAGCAGCACAGCTCGGGTTTCGGCGCTGTGTTGTGCCTGCAGCCAATCACGAGAAACTTGATATCGAGGACTTTGAAACGATCCCTGTACGGGCTGTTGACGAGGCACTCGATGTATTGATCGCTTGA
- the nusG gene encoding transcription termination/antitermination protein NusG: MTEVITKQWYIVHTYSGFENKVAESLAQRVQAYELQNEIGEVLIPTENVLEMRAGREVVSSKRFFPGYILVEMNMSDHTWHVVKNTPKVTGFVGAGVKPTPLTREEVDQILHQVTVAAEKPKPKYMFDKGDQVRINEGPFTNFSGTVDEVNLDKSTLKVMVTIFGRATPVELDFLQVEKL; this comes from the coding sequence ATGACAGAAGTCATAACAAAGCAGTGGTATATCGTGCACACCTACTCTGGTTTTGAGAATAAGGTGGCGGAATCGCTCGCACAGCGTGTCCAGGCCTACGAACTGCAGAACGAAATTGGCGAGGTTCTGATTCCGACTGAAAACGTACTGGAAATGCGAGCCGGCCGGGAAGTTGTTAGTTCGAAGCGTTTCTTTCCAGGCTACATATTGGTCGAGATGAATATGTCCGACCATACCTGGCACGTTGTCAAGAACACGCCGAAGGTCACGGGCTTTGTGGGCGCCGGCGTGAAGCCGACCCCCCTGACTCGAGAGGAAGTCGATCAGATTCTGCATCAGGTCACTGTTGCCGCCGAAAAGCCAAAGCCGAAGTACATGTTTGATAAGGGCGACCAGGTGCGCATCAACGAGGGACCTTTTACGAACTTTAGCGGCACGGTTGACGAGGTCAACCTCGATAAGAGCACTTTGAAGGTTATGGTGACGATTTTCGGCCGTGCAACGCCGGTAGAGCTAGATTTTTTGCAGGTGGAGAAGCTCTAG
- the rpmG gene encoding 50S ribosomal protein L33 has product MRDIISLACNECKRRNYSTTKNKRTMSDRLQIKKFCRWCRTHTTHRETR; this is encoded by the coding sequence ATGCGCGACATTATTTCGTTGGCGTGCAACGAGTGTAAGCGGCGTAACTACAGCACGACCAAGAACAAAAGGACTATGTCTGATCGTCTGCAGATTAAGAAATTCTGTCGGTGGTGTCGGACGCATACGACCCATCGGGAGACGAGGTAG
- the ispD gene encoding 2-C-methyl-D-erythritol 4-phosphate cytidylyltransferase codes for MHIVAIVAAAGSGFRMGAEIPKQFLALGDTTVLGHSLDAFDRHPRVDEIIVVLPTELTARYAADLSSRRTPTRVVGGGPRRQDSVAMGFALVPHNADLVAVHDAARPFVSAEVIDRTLDAGLENGAAIAALVAQDTVKLVDRADGSLIVDTTLPRDTIYLAQTPQVFRRSVLEDGLAFGAAGMEVTDEAMLVERAGHTVCLVDGDLGNVKLTTARDLEIARARVGRSEANAEMRIGIGYDLHRLVEGRSLVLGGVTIPHASGLLGHSDADAVCHALADAILGAAAAGDIGQHFPDSERKWKDASSLDLLAGVYEIVRNRGFTVRNVDVVVIAEAPRLGPYIDAMRENIAASIGITVADVGIKGKTNEGIGPLGHGEAIAVHAIVQLGPADHLSTESVPS; via the coding sequence ATGCACATTGTGGCCATCGTCGCAGCGGCGGGTAGTGGTTTTCGGATGGGGGCAGAGATTCCCAAACAGTTTTTGGCACTGGGTGACACAACAGTGCTTGGCCATAGTCTGGATGCGTTCGACCGACATCCACGGGTTGATGAGATTATTGTCGTTCTACCGACCGAATTGACGGCACGCTACGCCGCAGACCTTTCCAGTCGGCGAACGCCAACACGTGTTGTTGGGGGAGGACCGCGTCGCCAGGACTCTGTAGCGATGGGCTTCGCTCTTGTTCCCCACAATGCCGATTTGGTGGCCGTGCATGACGCTGCACGCCCGTTCGTTTCCGCAGAAGTCATCGATCGTACTTTGGATGCTGGTCTTGAAAATGGTGCTGCAATTGCGGCACTTGTTGCGCAGGATACTGTGAAACTGGTTGATAGAGCAGACGGTTCACTCATTGTTGATACGACGCTTCCAAGGGACACTATTTACTTAGCTCAGACCCCGCAAGTATTTCGCCGAAGCGTGTTAGAGGATGGACTGGCGTTTGGCGCGGCTGGTATGGAAGTCACAGATGAGGCAATGCTAGTTGAGCGTGCTGGACATACGGTGTGTCTGGTTGATGGGGATCTAGGTAATGTTAAGTTGACTACGGCACGAGATTTAGAAATCGCCCGGGCGCGCGTTGGGCGGTCCGAGGCTAATGCTGAAATGCGCATAGGAATTGGATACGATTTACACCGTCTTGTCGAGGGACGTTCACTGGTTCTTGGTGGCGTAACCATTCCTCATGCGTCCGGGTTGCTTGGTCACTCGGACGCAGATGCCGTGTGCCACGCGCTAGCTGATGCAATATTGGGCGCGGCTGCAGCGGGAGATATAGGTCAACACTTCCCCGACTCAGAGCGAAAATGGAAGGATGCATCAAGCCTGGACTTATTGGCAGGGGTATACGAAATCGTACGCAACCGAGGGTTTACCGTAAGAAATGTTGACGTCGTTGTGATTGCGGAAGCGCCTAGGCTCGGTCCGTATATCGATGCGATGCGTGAGAATATCGCGGCGTCTATCGGCATTACAGTGGCCGACGTTGGCATCAAGGGTAAAACGAATGAGGGTATTGGACCTCTCGGCCACGGTGAGGCTATCGCTGTTCATGCAATAGTGCAGTTGGGGCCAGCTGACCATCTGTCGACGGAGAGCGTACCTTCATGA
- the rplJ gene encoding 50S ribosomal protein L10 — protein sequence MAVTRAEKEVEQQQLASLFKSADSVLLVDFKGLDVPKATELRRQVRAADGQYRVVKNRLAKKAIQGSAFESLGEMFQGPTAVAYSDADPVSLAKTLTIFAKTAPGLKVKAAIVQGRNFTPAEVDELATLPSKPELYAKLLSVLQAPMTRLVTVLGGVPRDFMNVLAQIEGKKGD from the coding sequence ATGGCAGTTACGAGAGCGGAAAAAGAGGTTGAGCAGCAACAGTTAGCGTCGCTGTTTAAGTCAGCGGATAGCGTATTGCTCGTAGACTTTAAGGGTCTAGATGTTCCTAAAGCTACGGAGTTGCGTCGACAGGTACGTGCTGCGGATGGCCAGTATCGAGTAGTTAAGAACAGGCTTGCCAAGAAGGCGATACAAGGGAGTGCTTTCGAGTCGTTGGGTGAAATGTTTCAAGGTCCAACGGCTGTAGCCTATTCCGACGCCGATCCAGTGTCGTTGGCGAAGACGCTCACCATCTTTGCAAAGACGGCCCCTGGACTTAAGGTTAAGGCAGCCATTGTCCAGGGACGGAACTTCACGCCTGCGGAGGTGGACGAACTAGCAACGCTGCCTAGCAAGCCTGAACTCTACGCCAAGCTTCTGTCCGTACTGCAGGCCCCGATGACTCGGTTGGTCACAGTGCTGGGTGGAGTTCCGCGAGATTTTATGAATGTGCTTGCACAGATTGAAGGAAAGAAAGGCGATTAA
- the rplK gene encoding 50S ribosomal protein L11, producing MAKRVLAQVKLQIAAGKATPAPPVGTALGPHGLNIMDFCKAFNAKTAGQDGLIIPAVVTVYADRSYTFITKTPPAAVLLKRAANIAKGSGEPNKTKVGTITTKDVEEIAKVKMPDLNCESLESAVKIVCGTARSMGLDVTG from the coding sequence ATGGCGAAGAGAGTTCTAGCCCAGGTGAAGCTTCAGATTGCTGCCGGTAAGGCAACGCCTGCGCCTCCTGTAGGCACGGCGCTCGGTCCACACGGGTTGAACATCATGGACTTTTGCAAGGCGTTTAATGCAAAGACGGCAGGTCAAGACGGGCTCATTATTCCCGCAGTCGTTACGGTTTACGCTGATCGCTCATACACCTTTATCACTAAGACCCCGCCGGCGGCGGTACTGCTTAAGCGCGCTGCTAATATCGCTAAGGGTTCAGGTGAGCCCAATAAGACTAAGGTGGGGACAATAACGACCAAGGATGTTGAGGAGATAGCCAAGGTAAAGATGCCCGATCTGAACTGCGAGTCCCTAGAGTCTGCAGTAAAGATTGTGTGCGGAACGGCACGGTCGATGGGGTTAGACGTCACCGGGTAA
- the rplA gene encoding 50S ribosomal protein L1 has product MTKQFKMAKEKVPEALLKLEDAIPLVQQVKFAKFDETVEMALRLGVDPKHADQMVRGTVVLPHGLGRSKRVLAIAVGEKQKEAEESGADLVGGEEIVEKIQAGWIDFEAVVATPDMMRSVGKLGKVLGPRGLMPNPKTGTVTVDIGKAVKEIKAGKVEFRVDKTGIIHAPIGKVSFPKQNLIDNAQAIVSSVMKAKPAAAKGKYLRSLTVSSTMGPGVKVDPAVAEMA; this is encoded by the coding sequence ATGACAAAGCAGTTCAAGATGGCTAAGGAGAAGGTTCCGGAGGCATTGCTGAAGCTTGAGGACGCGATTCCGCTCGTGCAACAGGTGAAGTTTGCCAAGTTCGATGAGACGGTTGAAATGGCGCTTCGTCTAGGGGTTGATCCGAAACACGCAGATCAAATGGTGCGTGGCACAGTTGTTCTTCCGCACGGACTTGGTAGGAGTAAACGCGTGCTAGCAATTGCGGTCGGCGAAAAGCAAAAGGAGGCTGAGGAGAGCGGCGCGGACCTTGTCGGTGGTGAAGAAATTGTAGAAAAAATTCAGGCTGGCTGGATCGATTTCGAGGCAGTAGTGGCCACGCCGGATATGATGCGATCAGTCGGAAAGCTTGGGAAGGTGCTCGGTCCGCGGGGGTTAATGCCTAATCCAAAGACTGGAACGGTCACCGTTGATATCGGGAAGGCCGTGAAAGAGATCAAGGCGGGGAAGGTGGAGTTTCGCGTGGACAAGACCGGCATTATTCATGCGCCGATTGGTAAAGTCTCATTTCCGAAACAGAATCTTATCGACAACGCACAGGCGATTGTGTCGAGCGTCATGAAGGCGAAACCCGCTGCTGCGAAAGGTAAGTATTTGAGAAGTCTGACGGTGTCGTCGACGATGGGTCCAGGAGTGAAGGTCGATCCCGCGGTTGCGGAAATGGCGTAA
- a CDS encoding phenylalanine--tRNA ligase beta subunit-related protein, with protein sequence MMSAAGQGAEVNISITPELGAFVRLVGIRVTDFSVVIREPSLDEPLAEAATALRATDGHDDVTMAVRGLYRRLGIDPTKRRPSSEALLRRVRRGEPLPRVNALVDVCNWCSVESRLPFGLYDADQIHGVIECRRGRQGEAYSGIRKDDVHVDGRLVLSDQTGAFGNPSSDSVRTMITSSTTSAMVVVFAPLDVDSSVVASTVDTVTARVMQFIGPRAIMSWAARKQLEAK encoded by the coding sequence ATGATGTCCGCCGCCGGCCAGGGTGCGGAGGTCAACATTTCGATCACGCCAGAGCTAGGTGCCTTTGTTCGTTTAGTGGGAATTCGAGTAACCGATTTCAGCGTTGTGATTCGTGAACCTTCGTTGGATGAGCCTTTGGCTGAGGCCGCCACTGCACTCCGGGCTACAGATGGCCATGACGACGTGACCATGGCCGTTCGCGGATTGTATCGGAGGCTCGGAATCGATCCGACGAAGCGCCGTCCCTCATCAGAGGCATTGCTCAGGCGCGTACGTCGGGGCGAACCGCTACCGCGAGTCAACGCTCTGGTTGATGTGTGTAACTGGTGTTCTGTAGAGTCTCGGTTACCCTTTGGCCTTTATGACGCCGATCAAATCCATGGTGTGATTGAATGTCGACGCGGTCGCCAGGGTGAGGCTTATTCAGGAATCCGAAAAGACGACGTCCATGTGGATGGTCGGCTGGTTCTTAGCGACCAGACCGGTGCGTTTGGTAACCCCTCGTCAGATTCGGTACGCACCATGATCACTTCCTCGACCACGAGCGCGATGGTTGTTGTATTCGCTCCACTTGATGTGGATTCGAGCGTTGTGGCTTCGACGGTAGATACAGTGACTGCGCGTGTGATGCAATTCATAGGTCCCCGCGCAATCATGTCGTGGGCTGCTAGGAAGCAACTGGAAGCCAAGTAG
- the rplL gene encoding 50S ribosomal protein L7/L12 — MADVTQEQIVEYIKGISVMELSQLVKALEEELGVSAAVPVAMAGAVAAPGAGGAAAEEQTEFTVTLTEIGDKKINVIKAVREVTSLGLKEAKDLVESAPKAVKEGVPKDEAEAIQKKFEEVGAKVEIK, encoded by the coding sequence ATGGCTGATGTTACGCAGGAACAAATAGTTGAATACATCAAGGGAATCTCTGTGATGGAGCTTTCGCAGCTTGTTAAAGCCCTTGAGGAAGAGCTGGGTGTGTCAGCCGCGGTGCCAGTGGCCATGGCGGGAGCGGTAGCTGCGCCGGGTGCCGGTGGTGCGGCAGCAGAAGAGCAGACCGAGTTTACGGTTACTCTCACTGAGATTGGCGACAAGAAAATTAATGTCATTAAAGCCGTTCGTGAAGTCACTAGCCTAGGATTGAAGGAAGCAAAGGATTTAGTCGAAAGCGCGCCTAAGGCTGTCAAGGAAGGTGTGCCGAAGGACGAGGCTGAAGCAATCCAGAAGAAGTTTGAAGAAGTCGGCGCCAAAGTCGAGATCAAGTAG
- the tuf gene encoding elongation factor Tu, whose amino-acid sequence MAKEKFDRSKPHVNIGTIGHIDHGKTTLTAAITKVLSAGDDKVSFRSFDSIDNAPEERERGITIATAHVEYTTENRHYAHVDCPGHADYVKNMITGAAQMDGAILVVAATDGPMPQTREHILLARQVGVPYLVVFLNKVDAVDDPELLELVELEVRELLNTYKFPGDDLPVIKGSALKALEGDEEAAKSLKELMAAVDEYIPLPERDVDKPFLMPIEDVFSISGRGTVVTGRVERGKVLVSEEIEIVGFAETQKKVVTGVEMFRKLLDEGVAGDNVGVLLRGTEKDDVERGQVLAKPGSITPHTKFKGEVYVLTKDEGGRHTPFFNGYRPQFYLRTTDVTGVSTLPEGVEMVMPGDNVTVAVELITPVALEKGLRFAIREGGRTVGAGTITEIVE is encoded by the coding sequence ATGGCGAAGGAAAAATTTGATCGATCGAAGCCACACGTCAACATCGGCACAATTGGCCATATTGACCACGGAAAGACGACGTTAACGGCAGCGATTACGAAAGTGCTGTCGGCTGGGGACGACAAGGTGTCATTCCGGTCATTCGACTCGATCGACAACGCACCGGAAGAACGAGAGCGGGGAATTACCATCGCAACGGCACACGTGGAGTACACCACGGAGAATCGTCACTATGCACACGTGGATTGCCCGGGACACGCCGATTACGTGAAGAACATGATCACGGGAGCGGCGCAGATGGATGGTGCGATTTTAGTTGTGGCGGCAACTGACGGACCGATGCCCCAGACACGGGAGCATATCCTGCTAGCGCGGCAGGTAGGAGTGCCGTATTTGGTGGTGTTCCTGAATAAGGTTGATGCGGTGGACGATCCGGAACTCCTGGAGCTGGTGGAGCTGGAAGTACGGGAACTGCTGAACACATATAAATTTCCAGGGGACGACTTGCCGGTGATAAAGGGCTCTGCCTTGAAAGCGCTGGAGGGAGACGAGGAGGCGGCCAAATCGCTTAAGGAATTGATGGCCGCGGTGGATGAATACATCCCACTTCCAGAGCGGGATGTGGACAAGCCGTTTTTGATGCCGATTGAAGATGTCTTCTCAATTTCCGGGCGCGGCACAGTGGTGACGGGCCGTGTAGAACGAGGGAAGGTGCTAGTCAGCGAAGAGATTGAGATTGTTGGCTTTGCAGAGACACAGAAGAAGGTGGTGACCGGAGTTGAAATGTTTCGGAAACTGCTGGATGAAGGCGTTGCAGGGGACAACGTGGGTGTGTTACTGCGGGGGACAGAGAAGGACGACGTGGAGCGTGGGCAGGTGTTGGCCAAGCCTGGCTCGATCACGCCACACACGAAGTTCAAGGGTGAAGTCTACGTGCTGACGAAGGACGAAGGCGGGCGTCACACGCCGTTTTTTAACGGGTATCGACCACAGTTTTATCTACGTACAACGGATGTGACGGGAGTATCAACATTACCTGAAGGTGTAGAGATGGTAATGCCGGGGGATAACGTAACAGTGGCGGTAGAGTTGATCACACCGGTGGCGCTGGAGAAAGGGTTGCGGTTCGCAATTCGTGAAGGCGGCCGTACGGTTGGGGCTGGTACTATTACCGAGATTGTGGAGTAG
- a CDS encoding lysophospholipid acyltransferase family protein, with protein MIGVYTIVLGVLSIGSSVFGGRGDFGHLCARTWSWLILATTGVNVDVHGQDLLAPHETYVFTANHQSIYDIPIIFLSLPFQLRIIAKESLGRFPMLGCHLRRTGHVLVDRSRPGTEVFRRVTSIMRLGLSLIVFPEGTRSIDGSLREFKRAIFVLAIEAGMPVVPLTVNGSRHIMRRGRLMTCPGQVTLTVHRPIMTKGLSRGQAAELAERVQHIVSTALGGDDAERAQSGTVIKQ; from the coding sequence ATGATTGGTGTGTACACCATTGTGTTGGGTGTACTGTCGATTGGTTCAAGTGTCTTCGGTGGGCGTGGCGACTTTGGCCATCTTTGTGCCCGTACCTGGTCATGGTTGATTTTGGCGACGACCGGAGTGAATGTTGATGTTCATGGTCAGGATCTTCTAGCACCGCATGAAACCTATGTCTTCACCGCGAATCATCAAAGCATTTACGATATCCCAATTATTTTTTTGTCACTACCGTTCCAACTACGAATCATCGCAAAGGAGTCACTGGGTCGATTTCCAATGTTAGGGTGTCATCTGAGGCGCACTGGGCACGTGCTCGTCGATCGGTCGAGGCCGGGTACTGAGGTTTTCAGACGGGTTACGAGCATCATGCGCCTCGGCCTCTCCTTAATCGTATTTCCTGAAGGCACACGATCGATTGATGGAAGTCTCCGGGAATTTAAGAGAGCAATCTTCGTTCTGGCCATTGAGGCTGGTATGCCGGTGGTGCCGCTGACGGTCAACGGCAGTCGTCACATAATGCGCCGTGGACGACTCATGACTTGTCCGGGCCAGGTGACGCTGACCGTACACCGACCGATTATGACTAAGGGTCTATCACGTGGCCAAGCAGCGGAACTAGCCGAGCGGGTCCAGCACATCGTTTCAACAGCTTTGGGTGGTGATGATGCCGAGAGAGCCCAGAGTGGAACGGTAATCAAACAATGA
- the secE gene encoding preprotein translocase subunit SecE, producing MSGVIGFWDQSRTFLAQVRNELERVTWPSKKEVYATTFVVILTSIFFGIYLWGIDLLLNAVIGRVFNAFGVA from the coding sequence ATGAGCGGTGTAATAGGGTTTTGGGATCAGTCGCGAACCTTTTTGGCCCAGGTTCGGAACGAACTGGAACGCGTGACCTGGCCGTCGAAGAAGGAAGTGTACGCGACGACCTTTGTGGTCATACTGACGTCGATCTTTTTCGGTATTTATCTTTGGGGGATCGATCTATTGCTCAACGCCGTGATTGGGCGGGTGTTCAATGCGTTTGGTGTCGCATGA